gacaggaactcagaaggcttgtctaaacagaagagtcttcttCTGTTAAACAGGCCTCACCGGAAAGTTTCAAGAAAGGGAGCAGTTCAAGTtccaggcatcccccagcaccaccatttgggaccgatcctccaagtaggagcagaaccacagcAGAGTGCCTCcgactcccaactcggccaatcggcccagaaggataccatggtcaatggtgtcgaaagccgatgagaggtccagcaggaccaacagggacacactccccctgcccagaccTCGGCATAGGTCACCCACCAAGGTGCTtactgtcccaaagcctggcctgaaaccagattgaaaaggatcctgataatccgcttcatcccaGATCCTCTGGATTTGAGACCACCGCTCAAtgaccttgcccagaaacgggatgttggagactggccggtagttgtctaatatggtggaatccagggagggcctcttcaggaggggccgAACGACACACGtggtaatgtcccctccatcaaggaagagttgatgttcaatgggacttactcctaggaaagtgaggttaggattgcagcctcagagcgcgccttagggttagggttagctgGCCACTCTTCGGAAGTGTATAATTCAGCAGATATAAAGaattgtttctagtgtataattataacaccttcgtccccattttggggataactgaggtgaggtgatgtaatggggagcggTAGCCAGTGGCCACAAGGATCGGGGGAGCCacgggaaccactgctttagctaaTAAACTGATAGCTGAGAGGcaaatgcacggagccctatgggGAGTGAAACAGTGCCAGTTTGCTGCCTTGGTTCACTGCAAAGGACAGGCCAAAGGAAGCCAGtgccaccagagtggtcccgatctgatgaacgcagcccccaaaagacacctgagaaggaagtccctccctccaggcaCGCGCCTTTACGGGGGAGTCAGAAGAAGCAGCTTGGCGCCTGCTCAAggccaggccaaggggaatgcaggGCCCCCAGAACAGCTCCAAGCCAGAGAAGGAAGCGCGGCCCAGGAAGGCCTCCGGAGGCTTCAGCTGGGAAGGGGAAAGGCTCCAGGCCTCCCCGCACCGGCTGGTTTTCAGGCTGTCAGAGGGAAGCTCTGCGGGGGCCTGGACTGGACCCGCTTCGATGCAGGAACTTCAGCTGCACctcgggcggggcggggcggggccggCCTCCCCTTCTCGACTAACTGCTGCTACGTCATTTAATCATTTACTTTAATTTCCGGCCATgtcgtcacttccggtgggtcccggacagactgTCCGTCTCCAAAGTGGGTCCCGAGCGGAGAAGCGCCGCTCTGTCCCTGAGCCGCAGGACGCTCCGAGCGCGCCCCGCAGCGATTCCGCTCCGCAGACAGGCGCCCCCGCAGAGCCGGCAGGGGAAGAGTCCGGCCGCCGCTCTTCCCGCGCCCCTGGACGGGCACCCTCCCAGCCCCGGGCCGTGCGCGGAGGGCAGCCACGGCGCACCCACGctcggcccggcccggcccggcccggcccctcGGCGACCCGCAGCCGCGCTCGGTCACGAGCTTCCGCCCCGGCGAGCCGTCGGGCGAGGCTGTGCCAGTGCCGGGGCTGCTCCGCGCGCCTTTTCCGCGCCCCCGCTCGAGTGCACTCCGGGGAAACTGGGCGCGGACGGGCCGCGTTGCTGAGCCTGTGGAACCGCTTGCCACAGCACGTGGCAGGCGTCTGCCCTGGGCGCCTTTACCAGGGCAGGTGACCCGCCAGGGGGGGTGGCCAGGCGGCCTCTGGAGCAAGGGGGCACCGGGTGCGGATCTCTGGGGGTCCTGATGCAGCGGCGGCTCTTCCGATGTCCCCCTTCGACGCCGCGAACGCTCCCAGCCGCCCGTCCGGTGCTTGCAGCGCGGAGCGCCTGACCCTGTGCAGTCCTGCGGCGCCACCTGGTGGCGGCTCTGCGGAGTCGCAGGAGGCCTCTGCGCGCCctcagaaaatggttggcaaccttcagtctcgaaagactatggtataagcctacagcacccagtattcccaggcggtctcccatccaagtactaaccaggcctgaccctgcttagcttccaagatcagacaagatccagcagcATCAGGAGCCCTTCTGGCTGTCCTCCGGCTGAGGACTCTGGCCTCGCCCTGGCCTCAGCCACCTGCGCGTGCGCGTCTGCGGGCCTTTGGAGAAGGGAATTCCGCATGGCTGTGCGTGGTGCCCCCCGCTGTTCACCTGCAGGGCAGCAGAGGGGccagggcaggagggcagaagCAGCCCCTGCCCAGGCATGAGTGCCCCAAACAGGGAGGCTGGCGCTGAGAAGGtgtggtgggaaggaggagggtgaTATTTCCCTGGGGATATCTGCTGCTGCTTGGTCTGGACGGGCTCTGTCCTTCCACCCAGCTCTGCCCAACTGGTTGGGACTTCTGCAGGCATGAGCAGGCCTCTCGCACTTGGGCCCGGCAGCCCTTGCGCCCTCCCCGCTGCAGTGAGGAGACTCCCCTACGTCCTCCTGCTTCCGTTTGTGGCGTGACTTCTGGCCTTCAGCCTGACCCAGACTTCCCCTTGGACTTTCCGAGTAAAGCACAGACGTGGCCACTCAGCACTCCCGGAAGGaacatgtgggtggggaggccgCCCTCTCGCCACCAGCCAGAAGCACTCGTTAGCCAAGAGTGTTGCACTTTTCCGATTCCCGTTTGTCCAGGCATCCTGGACTCAGGCGCAAGATGGATGCACTagagcagggtgcccaaaccccagcccaggggacatttgtggcccttgggggctcccagtcGCACCCGTGGGGAGcctgcagtctccaatgagcctctggagacttgctggagcctgtgctggtcgaGCACAAGTGCCCTCAGCGTtggggcaactgtttgacctctcggtgagctgcgggacgagggcttcctccactgcttgctgtttcacatctgtgatgcggcagcgaaggaaaggccggccttgagctggtgcaagaccttcattcattcattcatagaagttccatatctaattatccatttatgtaaatttgaaatgttagtaaattctttttcccctggcccccgacacagaggtggtgtggccctcctgccaaaatgcttggacacccctgcactagagaaaGAGCAACGGGAACAGTGCAGCACTTGCTCCTTGACCTTTCTTGAAAGGTTCTGCGGTACAGAAGTGGCCCGCTGAGCCATCCCTCTTCTTTCAGCCTCGGAGGcttccttgcctttggaggcttccgTTCACAGGGCTGGCATTGCTGGGGTCTGGCCGCCTTGCAGCGGGGATCGCCCACAGTGCTGCTGCGCCCCAGTCCTCAAGGCCCAcctggcagccttggagcccagcccagcccagcccagccccagcccctTCTTGCCTGGGTCCCCCCAGAACGACCCCCctagaagcagttggcagtgatatCATCACGTCACCGccacctacttctgggtgccacGCTTTGTGCAGGGTGCCGTCATCCCTGGGCTcacggctgctgctgcttctggtgaGCAGGGAGGGCCATGGGGGtggagccgccttgagtgccctttgctgGGATAGAAAACGGGATggaaattctataaataaatcgTAAATGCAGTGTTTTGCGTTGGTTCCTGCAGTTCCTAgggtgaccccctccccccaccgctCACCCTGCACTCGTGGCCAGGCGGCCCCGGCTGAATGAGCTGGAACTGAGGCAGAGGGCTGACCTGAGCCCCCCCACCTGCAGCTGAACCCCAAAGTAAGCATCTGATGAGAGGGGTGGGGTGAAGGGTCCGTGGCTTGGCAACAGGACTGGGGAGCAAACCCCGCAGGAGTGCGAAGGCAGCCCTTCGCCCTCCCATGCCAGCGTGGTCCATGGCTCCTTCCAGGCAGTGCCAGGGGGCGCAGTGGCTGCCTGTCCGTCGCTGGGGGTCCTGACAAGGCACTCTCTCTCTGACCTGCCTGCCAGCCCCAGAGGGATTGCAGCTCTCTgtccagctgcagctgctgacttCCTTCCTCATCTGGGAGCCCAGGAGATGCCATCTGGAGGTGCTTGGATTTAGCAGAATGCGGTCTCCAAGACgtcaccacttctggtttggttTCTGGAGAACtcgcccccaccctccccctccagaTCTGGCTGTATAAAGGTGTGGGAGTGCTCTGGGGCGGCAGCGTGGAGGACGCCTGACTGCCCCAGCATGAGGTCCACTCTGGCTGCTGCCCTCCTGCTTGTGGCTGCTGCTGTCGCTGCCACCTTCATCTGCTCCTCTCAGGCCCTCTCCACGGGTGAGTCCTTGCGTGCCTCGCACCGTTTCAAGGGCAAGTTCAGGCACATCCACCtgggactgggggggggaataaattcATTTTGGCAGCAGGTGGAGGTAGCCATGGGCTTTCAGGTGGCTCGTGCTGCAgtcgtggtggtggtggggagcacaAGGCCATGGAGAGCAGGGTCTGCTCCAGCCCTGCTCGAGgggcccctccctccttcccagggcTCCTCTtggtggagaggagagggggctgcagcCAGGATGGGCCGGGGAGGGAGGGTGAAGCAGATCCAcgctgtgtgtggggggaggtctTGGTTGTAACGGCTTCGCACCAAGCCCCGCTGAGGTTGGACTGGCGGGTGAGGGGCGCACAAATACTTGAGTTGTCGTCATGCCCCCGAACACAGCTCTCTGCCTTGAACTGGTGCAGTGACACTACCTTGGAATCATGGACATTCCAGAGGACACTGTGCTGAGTTTTCCTGTGGCATTTTCACACGCGCCCCCCACAGTGAAACGCTGAAATGCTGCCACTTGGCTTTGGGCTGGAAGTCATTGTTTGAATGGCAGGTGGAGGACCGTGTTGTGCCCTGGTAATATCAGACCTTGGAACACCCTCCCACCAGCCACTTGCTAGCAAACAGGAGCCCCCCGCAGGGACCCCAACCTGTGCCAGTGGAAGGGGTCCTTTGAGGGTCGAAGAGCATAGGAAGGCCTCAatgtcccctcctccttccagagAAAAATCCGGTCTGCTGCACTAAATACCACACCAAGAAGCCCCTCCCGGCTGGCATCCTGGCATCCTACAAACTTACCAGCAACAAGTGTCCCCTGCCGGCTGTCATGTGAGTAGCATATCCTAGAGGAATAATTCTGCATGGGCCAGACCTTCGCCAAAGGGTGGCTGTTGGGTGCTCAAGAGCATGGCTGGCTGCTTCCCGAGGCTCTGCAGGGGGCAGCCAAGCTCACCTCCTGCTGCAGAACGTGACTGGCAGACCAATGCGTCTTTCATGCCCTGGCCGTTCCCTCGCTGGAGTGGCAGTGCCCTGTGGCCAGCCTAGTGCTCGCTTCAGGCAGCTGATTGGCGGTGGGGCGGGCTccgcctccacctgccctctcatctccacaccccaccccactcctgtgtcctggactgaaaaagggggcggggtggaaGAGGAAGCTGGAGGAGGGAGATCAGTGGGCTAGAAgatctccaaccccccccccccgtcagagGGGCAGACTGGTGCAGCtccaggtgggtggggcagcagttGGAGTCAGGAGGCCTGGGGCTGGCCCTGTATCCTCCCTTAGGAAGTCCCCTATTGACTCTTGCTAGTGCCCTGGAGGGACCGGGAggcagccttaggcaagccatgccCTTTCTGAGGTTgagccccccaccccttgccagtgGGCTCAGCCAACAGCGGGTGACTGTCAGTGACTGGCAAGGCCGGTCCAGGGGTTCCAGCAGGAGCCTGGCTCCAGCGCCACTTCTTGGAGGGCTCCCAAAAGTCCCCTCTCCTCTTTGCAGATTTGTCACAAAAAGGAACAGGCAGGTCTGCGTCAACCCCCACGAACTGTGGACCCAGCACCGCATCGTGCTCCTGTCGAGCCGGCACCCCCGTCCTGCTGCTACAGGGTAGGAAGAAGAGAGGGGCCAgagcgcccgcccgcccgcccgcttcTCCACGTGTGAGAGTTTTTCTGGCAAGGACACGCTGATAACTGGATGTTGGCAGGACGGCATCTGTTTAAATTAAAGCCGACTGTTTTCAAGCACGCGCTGTTGGTTTTTATCTTGGTAAAATCCAGCTGTCTGAAGGTTCTGTGAAGGAGCCAGTGGGTGTGCTGCTACGTCTCAGGGCCCGGGGGTCGTGGCCAACTTGGATCTGTCCACATTTCAGGCAAAGAGAGCCAAGAAAGCTTTCCTGGTGATCCTGTGGAGAGAAGCTTGGGCCGACTGCCCACAGGCTACTTTGCACCCCAGTGCCGCCTCCTACACACAGCAGCACCTCTGGAAACAGACCAGTGCTGTGTCGTCACGGGGAGAAGGCGAGAGGGTGGGGACTGGGCACCCCTGGGAAGAGGGTGAGGGGGCAGAGGGAGCAGGGCGCCTGGGGAAGCGGGGCAGATGGGGTGGGGCGCCCTCCTGGACTCCACTCGCTTCCGGAGACTGTGTTCAAACCCAGCTCCAACATTGCCACTAATGCTGCCTGGCTcggattcctccctccctcccgtttCTTTCAGGGTGCCCCCAGCCAGCCGTGCTCTGGCGCCTGATCTCTTTGCCAGGGTTGCTCCTggtagcagtggtgtcactagggtttccgtcacctggtgtgggaggccagcgcatcgcCCCCATGATCGATCGCCTCccatgcagagggtggggaaaCACCCCCACATGGTCGGCATGGTGATcatcatcaccccacccccgcatCATTAAAATGGCCtctttaaattacaatatcacacACGCAGCCTAAATGTATGTActcatgtatttatttctgtaaaactGAATAGGAACAAATAGACGGACAGTCAAGACTTATTCCTTTAAAAACGAGGAGGAACAGGTAAAAACACCAGCAGTGCAACACGTGGGAAGCAGCCCCAGAGGCTCACTGGGGTTTGGTCAgccagtgcgagagctcattgcatcacccccatgggagacctcctcctgcacccgtccatacagaataaatgacaatatcacaACGCtctgggtttttagaaaagcagtataaaaatcctttaaataagtaaatacaaacagcctaaatgcagaggcatcactaaggtCAGTGTAACCTCC
The DNA window shown above is from Tiliqua scincoides isolate rTilSci1 chromosome 8, rTilSci1.hap2, whole genome shotgun sequence and carries:
- the LOC136659367 gene encoding C-C motif chemokine 5-like codes for the protein MRSTLAAALLLVAAAVAATFICSSQALSTEKNPVCCTKYHTKKPLPAGILASYKLTSNKCPLPAVIFVTKRNRQVCVNPHELWTQHRIVLLSSRHPRPAATG